One region of Magnetovibrio sp. PR-2 genomic DNA includes:
- a CDS encoding NADP-dependent malic enzyme: MTRKVTREAALNYHELPRPGKLCITPTKPLANQRDLSLAYSPGVADACEAIVEDPSAAARYTTRGNLVGVVTNGSAVLGLGDIGPLAAKPVMEGKAVLFKKFAGIDVFDIEMDEKDPHKLSEAIAMLEPTFGAINLEDIKAPECFIVESTLREKMNIPVFHDDQHGTAIVVGTAVLNGLRLVEKNIEDIKIVSTGGGAAGIACLDMLLLMGAKRENVYLSDHLGVVYTGRTDGMTDQKAEYAQDTDARDLDEVIGDADLFLGLSAPGVLKPDMVAKMAQDPIILALANPEPEIRPEAVKEVRSDAIIATGRSDYPNQVNNVLCFPFIFRGALDVGATTVNDDMKLACVQALADLAHAESSAEVADAYRGEDLVFGPDYLIPKPFDPRLIVEIAPAVAKAAMDSGVATRPIEDFDAYIESLERFVYRSGMLMKPVVEAAKRDVRRVVFAEGEDERVLRCVQALLDEGLAKPILVGRPEVIHHRAQKLGLRLSDVEICNPENDPRYREYWQLYHELNERKGVSPEAAKTIIRTNSTAIAAIMVARCEADAMICGTYGQYMWHHRYIMNVIGQHEECSVNAALSVMIMPTGTLFLADTYVNPDPSPEEIAEITMLAAKEVRRFGQEPKVALLSHSNFGNVSNTSANKMRRAVELLEDLQPDFQFEGEMHADAALDEDLRKXDEDLRKRIFPNSRLDGVANLLIMPNLDAANTSSNLLKIMGNGLRVGPVLLGGAKPAHIVTPSVTPRGLFNLTALACVEAQLAKDENCN; encoded by the coding sequence ATGACACGAAAAGTGACGCGTGAGGCGGCTCTGAATTATCACGAGCTGCCGCGCCCTGGTAAGCTGTGCATTACCCCCACAAAACCCCTGGCCAACCAACGCGATCTATCGCTGGCGTATTCGCCGGGCGTGGCGGACGCGTGCGAAGCCATTGTTGAAGACCCGTCGGCTGCGGCGCGCTATACCACGCGCGGCAACTTGGTCGGCGTGGTGACCAATGGCTCCGCCGTTTTGGGCTTAGGCGACATCGGCCCGCTGGCCGCCAAGCCGGTGATGGAAGGCAAAGCGGTCCTGTTCAAAAAGTTCGCCGGCATCGACGTGTTCGATATCGAGATGGACGAAAAGGACCCGCACAAGCTGTCCGAAGCCATCGCCATGTTGGAGCCCACCTTCGGCGCCATCAACTTAGAAGACATCAAAGCGCCGGAGTGCTTCATCGTTGAAAGCACCCTGCGCGAAAAAATGAACATCCCCGTATTTCACGACGACCAACACGGCACCGCCATTGTCGTCGGCACGGCCGTGTTGAACGGGCTTCGCTTGGTCGAAAAGAACATCGAAGACATCAAGATCGTGTCCACCGGTGGCGGCGCTGCGGGTATTGCGTGCTTGGATATGTTGCTGTTGATGGGGGCCAAGCGCGAAAACGTCTACCTGTCGGACCATTTAGGCGTGGTCTACACAGGCCGCACGGACGGCATGACCGACCAAAAGGCCGAATACGCCCAAGACACCGATGCACGGGATTTAGACGAGGTCATCGGGGATGCAGACTTGTTCTTAGGGCTTTCCGCGCCCGGCGTTTTAAAACCCGACATGGTCGCTAAAATGGCCCAAGACCCGATTATTTTAGCACTCGCCAACCCCGAGCCGGAAATCCGGCCCGAAGCGGTGAAAGAGGTCCGTTCCGACGCCATTATCGCCACGGGGCGGTCGGACTATCCCAACCAAGTGAACAACGTTTTGTGCTTCCCGTTCATCTTTCGCGGGGCGCTCGACGTCGGTGCCACCACGGTGAACGACGACATGAAGCTCGCCTGCGTGCAGGCCTTAGCCGATTTGGCCCACGCCGAATCCAGCGCCGAGGTCGCCGATGCCTACCGGGGCGAAGACCTGGTGTTCGGGCCGGACTATTTAATCCCCAAGCCGTTCGACCCGCGACTGATCGTCGAAATCGCCCCCGCCGTGGCCAAAGCCGCCATGGACAGCGGCGTGGCCACGCGCCCTATAGAAGACTTTGATGCCTACATCGAAAGCTTGGAACGCTTCGTCTATCGCTCCGGCATGTTGATGAAGCCGGTTGTCGAAGCGGCCAAACGTGATGTGCGCCGTGTGGTCTTTGCCGAGGGCGAGGACGAGCGCGTGCTGCGCTGTGTACAGGCCTTGCTGGACGAGGGTTTGGCCAAACCGATCTTGGTGGGTCGCCCCGAAGTCATCCATCATCGCGCCCAAAAACTGGGCCTACGATTGAGCGACGTGGAAATCTGTAACCCGGAAAATGATCCGCGCTATCGCGAATACTGGCAGCTGTATCACGAGCTCAACGAACGCAAAGGCGTTTCGCCAGAAGCGGCCAAGACCATCATACGCACCAACTCAACGGCGATTGCAGCCATCATGGTCGCCCGCTGCGAAGCGGATGCAATGATCTGCGGCACATACGGTCAATATATGTGGCACCACCGCTATATTATGAACGTCATCGGTCAACACGAAGAGTGTTCGGTGAACGCCGCACTGAGCGTCATGATCATGCCCACGGGCACGCTGTTTTTGGCCGATACTTACGTGAATCCGGACCCTTCCCCAGAAGAAATCGCCGAGATCACCATGCTCGCCGCCAAAGAGGTTCGTCGCTTCGGTCAAGAGCCCAAGGTGGCCCTTCTCAGCCATTCCAACTTCGGCAATGTGTCCAACACATCGGCCAACAAAATGCGCCGCGCGGTGGAACTCTTGGAAGATTTGCAGCCCGACTTCCAATTCGAAGGCGAAATGCACGCCGACGCCGCATTGGATGAAGACCTGCGCAAACNGGATGAAGACCTGCGCAAACGCATCTTCCCCAATTCTCGCCTGGACGGTGTGGCCAACCTTTTGATTATGCCGAACTTGGACGCAGCCAACACATCGTCGAACTTGCTGAAAATTATGGGCAATGGTTTGCGCGTGGGCCCGGTGCTGTTGGGCGGGGCAAAGCCTGCACACATCGTCACACCGTCGGTCACCCCGCGCGGTCTGTTCAACCTGACCGCCTTGGCGTGCGTCGAAGCCCAACTGGCGAAAGACGAAAACTGCAACTAG
- the ettA gene encoding energy-dependent translational throttle protein EttA, with product MAAYQYIYVMKNLSKVFPGGKEILKGITLSFLPGVKIGVLGHNGAGKSTLLKIMAGIDTDYNGEAWAADGVKVGYLEQEPELDNSLSVVENVMHGLGETKDLLDRFNEISMKFAEPMEDDEMTALLEEQGELQEKIDACDGWELERTIEIAMDALRCPPADSSVEQLSGGEKRRIALCRLLLQKPDILLLDEPTNHLDAESVAWLERHLEDYKGTVMIVTHDRYFLDNVTGWILELDRGRGIPYEGNYSSWLEQQEKRLAHEEKEETGRQRTLKHELEWIRQSPKARQSKSKARISAYEELLAQDKDKRIGQAQITIPAGPRLGQNVIEAEGLTKGFGDKMLIDNLDFKLPPGGIVGIIGANGAGKTTLFRMITGKDEPDGGALKIGDSVKLGYVDQSRDTLDDSKGVWEEISDGLDIIQLGGKEVQSRAYVSWFNFKGGDQQKKVGQLSGGERNRVHLAKMLQTGANVILLDEPTNDLDVDTLRGLEEALLDFAGCAVVISHDRWFLDRIATHILAFEGNSEVVWFEGNFADYEEDKKRRLGDDAVEPHRIQYKPLTR from the coding sequence ATGGCGGCTTACCAATACATCTATGTCATGAAGAACCTGTCCAAGGTCTTCCCCGGCGGCAAAGAAATTTTGAAGGGCATCACCCTGTCTTTCCTGCCCGGTGTCAAAATCGGCGTCCTGGGCCACAACGGTGCGGGTAAATCCACGCTGCTCAAAATCATGGCTGGCATCGACACCGATTATAACGGCGAAGCCTGGGCGGCGGACGGCGTCAAAGTCGGCTATCTGGAACAAGAACCGGAGCTCGACAATTCTTTGAGCGTGGTTGAAAACGTGATGCATGGTTTGGGCGAAACCAAAGATTTGCTGGACCGCTTCAACGAAATTTCCATGAAGTTCGCCGAACCCATGGAAGACGATGAAATGACCGCTCTGTTGGAAGAACAAGGCGAGCTGCAAGAAAAGATCGACGCGTGTGACGGCTGGGAGCTGGAACGCACCATCGAAATCGCCATGGACGCCCTGCGCTGCCCGCCGGCCGACAGCTCGGTGGAACAGCTTTCGGGCGGTGAAAAACGCCGAATCGCGCTGTGCCGTTTGTTGCTGCAAAAGCCCGACATCTTGCTGCTGGATGAACCCACCAACCACTTGGACGCGGAATCGGTGGCTTGGTTGGAACGCCACTTGGAAGACTACAAAGGCACCGTGATGATCGTGACCCACGATCGGTACTTCCTGGACAACGTCACGGGCTGGATTTTGGAACTGGATCGCGGTCGCGGCATTCCGTACGAAGGCAACTATTCCAGCTGGCTGGAACAACAAGAAAAACGTCTGGCCCACGAAGAAAAAGAAGAAACCGGGCGTCAACGCACCCTCAAACACGAATTGGAATGGATCCGCCAATCGCCCAAAGCGCGCCAATCCAAATCCAAAGCGCGTATTTCGGCCTATGAAGAATTGCTGGCCCAAGACAAAGACAAGCGCATCGGCCAGGCCCAAATCACCATCCCCGCCGGGCCGCGTTTGGGCCAAAACGTCATCGAAGCCGAAGGCCTCACCAAGGGTTTTGGCGACAAGATGTTGATCGACAATTTGGACTTCAAACTGCCGCCGGGCGGGATTGTCGGCATCATCGGCGCCAATGGTGCGGGTAAAACCACCCTGTTTCGCATGATCACCGGCAAAGACGAGCCCGATGGCGGCGCGCTGAAAATCGGCGACAGCGTTAAGCTCGGTTACGTGGATCAGTCCCGCGACACCCTAGATGACAGCAAAGGCGTGTGGGAGGAAATCTCGGACGGGCTCGACATCATTCAGCTGGGCGGCAAAGAGGTTCAGTCGCGCGCCTATGTGTCGTGGTTCAACTTCAAAGGCGGCGACCAACAAAAGAAAGTCGGCCAGCTTTCCGGTGGTGAGCGCAACCGCGTGCACTTGGCCAAAATGCTGCAAACCGGCGCCAACGTGATCTTGCTGGACGAACCGACCAACGATTTGGACGTGGACACACTTCGCGGGCTCGAAGAAGCCTTGTTGGATTTTGCCGGCTGCGCCGTGGTGATCTCGCACGATCGCTGGTTTCTGGACCGCATCGCCACGCACATTTTGGCGTTTGAAGGCAATTCCGAAGTGGTCTGGTTCGAAGGCAACTTCGCCGACTATGAAGAAGACAAAAAACGCAGGCTCGGCGACGACGCGGTGGAACCCCATCGCATTCAATACAAACCGCTCACGCGTTAA
- a CDS encoding response regulator: MTFKTYNIQNVNVLVVDDDIHSRQIVKGILWALGVRDVREAKDGAEALRILQTFAADIVFCDWNMCPIDGLEFTRLVRTSTDSPNPFVNIVMLTAHREFKHVIEARDAGINEYLIKPVSPKSLYARICAVIDNPRPYVRCFGDGEYFGPTRRRHDSELYADAERRHSAPVEVARQSLGYA; encoded by the coding sequence ATGACCTTCAAGACTTACAACATTCAAAATGTAAACGTCCTCGTCGTTGACGATGACATCCATTCACGCCAAATCGTCAAAGGGATTTTGTGGGCTCTCGGTGTGCGCGATGTGCGCGAGGCCAAGGACGGGGCCGAGGCGCTGCGCATTCTCCAAACCTTTGCCGCAGACATCGTCTTTTGCGATTGGAACATGTGCCCCATCGATGGGCTGGAGTTCACGCGGTTGGTGCGCACCAGTACCGACAGTCCCAACCCGTTCGTTAACATCGTCATGTTGACGGCGCACCGGGAGTTTAAACACGTGATCGAGGCGCGTGATGCGGGCATCAACGAATACCTGATCAAGCCGGTTTCGCCGAAATCCTTGTACGCCCGGATTTGCGCGGTGATCGACAACCCCAGGCCCTACGTGCGGTGTTTCGGTGATGGCGAGTACTTCGGCCCAACCCGCAGGCGACATGATTCGGAACTCTACGCAGATGCAGAACGCCGCCATTCGGCCCCGGTCGAGGTCGCGCGTCAGTCGTTGGGGTATGCTTAA
- a CDS encoding acetyl-CoA C-acetyltransferase, which translates to MTDIVIASAVRTPIGAFSGTLATTPAVELGRIVITEALSRAGVDAQDVSEVIMGNVLSAGAGQNPARQSAVNAGIPVESTAYTINQVCGSGLRTIALGSQAIQCGDSSIVVAGGMENMSLSQHTTYLRSGTKMGPTELVDTMIKDGLWDAFNGYHMGTTAENVATKFQLTREAQDEFAAASQNKAEAAQKAGKFKDEIVPVTIKTRKGETVMEDDEYPRHGATVEGMGKLRPAFSKDGTVTAGNASGINDGAAACVLMSAEDAEKRGIKGLARIKSWATTGVDPEIMGTGPIPASKAALEKAGWSIDDLDLVEANEAFAAQACAVNQDLGWDTDKVNVNGGAIALGHPIGASGTRVLVTLLFEMQKRDAKKGLATLCIGGGMGIAMCVERD; encoded by the coding sequence ATGACCGATATCGTCATCGCCAGCGCCGTCCGTACTCCAATCGGTGCCTTTTCCGGCACTTTGGCAACCACGCCTGCTGTTGAGCTGGGTCGCATTGTCATCACCGAAGCTTTAAGCCGCGCCGGCGTGGATGCGCAAGACGTCTCCGAAGTTATCATGGGCAACGTTCTGTCCGCAGGTGCCGGCCAAAACCCGGCCCGCCAATCTGCCGTCAACGCAGGCATCCCGGTCGAAAGCACCGCTTACACCATCAACCAAGTTTGCGGTTCCGGTCTGCGCACCATTGCGCTGGGTAGCCAAGCCATTCAATGCGGCGACAGCTCCATTGTGGTTGCAGGCGGCATGGAAAACATGAGCCTGTCCCAACACACGACCTACCTGCGCTCCGGCACCAAAATGGGCCCGACCGAGCTGGTCGACACCATGATCAAAGACGGTCTGTGGGATGCGTTCAACGGCTATCACATGGGCACCACGGCGGAAAACGTAGCGACCAAGTTCCAACTCACCCGCGAAGCCCAAGACGAATTTGCCGCCGCTTCGCAAAACAAAGCCGAAGCCGCACAAAAAGCCGGGAAGTTCAAAGACGAAATCGTTCCCGTCACCATCAAAACCCGCAAGGGCGAAACCGTGATGGAAGACGACGAATACCCCCGTCATGGCGCAACTGTCGAAGGCATGGGCAAACTGCGCCCGGCCTTTTCCAAAGACGGCACGGTCACAGCTGGCAACGCTTCGGGGATCAACGACGGCGCAGCCGCTTGTGTGTTGATGAGCGCCGAAGACGCCGAAAAACGCGGCATCAAAGGCTTGGCCCGCATCAAATCTTGGGCTACCACGGGTGTGGATCCGGAAATCATGGGCACGGGCCCGATCCCGGCGTCCAAAGCGGCGTTGGAAAAAGCCGGTTGGTCCATCGACGATCTGGACTTGGTCGAAGCCAACGAAGCGTTCGCCGCACAAGCGTGCGCCGTGAACCAAGACTTGGGCTGGGACACCGACAAAGTGAACGTCAACGGCGGCGCCATTGCACTGGGTCACCCCATCGGCGCCAGCGGCACGCGCGTTCTGGTCACGTTGCTGTTTGAGATGCAAAAACGCGATGCCAAAAAAGGCCTCGCCACGTTGTGCATCGGCGGCGGTATGGGCATTGCCATGTGTGTCGAACGCGACTAA
- a CDS encoding carbonic anhydrase: MNDAIDKLVSGFSTFHERFFEDHKELYQDLVEKGQKPKALVIACADSRVDPAIVLQAEPGDIFSIRNVANVVPPYEGGDDVTYHGTSAAIEFAVDKLGVKNVVVFGHAHCAGVKAMVNGQEGNPIDGHFLPCWTSIINKGYELAKKKNPDATGAELDRCCERQSVIVSLENLMTFPFVRSRVEKGELEIHGWYLDIAEGEMSQYDKDSDKFIKVEI, from the coding sequence ATGAACGATGCCATCGACAAACTCGTTTCAGGCTTTTCCACCTTTCACGAGCGCTTTTTCGAAGACCACAAAGAACTCTATCAGGACTTGGTCGAAAAAGGCCAAAAGCCTAAGGCTCTGGTCATTGCGTGCGCCGATTCCCGCGTCGATCCGGCCATCGTGTTGCAGGCCGAACCCGGCGATATCTTTTCCATCCGCAACGTCGCCAACGTGGTTCCGCCCTACGAAGGCGGTGACGATGTGACGTATCACGGCACCTCGGCCGCCATTGAATTTGCCGTTGATAAGCTGGGCGTGAAAAACGTCGTGGTGTTCGGACATGCCCACTGCGCTGGTGTGAAAGCCATGGTCAATGGGCAAGAAGGCAACCCCATTGACGGCCACTTCTTGCCGTGCTGGACCTCAATCATCAACAAAGGCTATGAGCTGGCGAAGAAAAAGAACCCCGACGCCACAGGAGCCGAACTGGACCGCTGTTGCGAACGCCAGTCCGTGATCGTGTCTTTGGAAAACCTGATGACCTTCCCGTTCGTGCGTTCGCGCGTCGAAAAGGGCGAGCTGGAAATCCACGGCTGGTATCTCGACATTGCCGAAGGCGAAATGTCGCAATACGACAAAGACAGCGACAAATTCATCAAAGTGGAAATATAA
- a CDS encoding alpha/beta hydrolase codes for MQAFSDDSPQILEREDGAKIAYHFTQRTDETKPTGVIFCGGLRSDMEGSKALALEDWCRAEGRAFLRFDYTGHGQSSGTFEETCIGDWAKDALCALDTLTEGPQVIVGSSMGGWVSLMVARDRPERIQALLGLAAAPDFTEDLMWQELTPEQRENLMTEGQVAVPNDYDPNDPYIISKLLIEDGKNHLLLREPLNIQKPVRLIQGMKDADVPWQTALKIQDALVTDDVEIQFIKTGDHRLSTDTDLMRLTRTLGALLSDIEG; via the coding sequence ATGCAAGCTTTTTCAGACGATTCTCCACAAATACTCGAGCGCGAAGACGGTGCGAAAATCGCCTATCACTTCACCCAACGCACCGACGAAACCAAGCCCACAGGGGTGATTTTCTGCGGCGGGCTGCGCTCTGACATGGAAGGCTCCAAGGCTTTGGCCCTTGAAGACTGGTGCCGGGCCGAAGGTCGCGCGTTTCTGCGCTTCGACTACACCGGACACGGCCAGTCGTCGGGCACGTTTGAAGAAACCTGTATTGGGGACTGGGCCAAGGACGCTTTGTGCGCGTTGGACACCTTGACCGAAGGCCCGCAGGTGATCGTCGGCAGCTCCATGGGGGGCTGGGTGTCGTTGATGGTTGCGCGCGACCGCCCCGAACGCATCCAAGCTTTGCTCGGTCTTGCCGCCGCACCTGATTTCACCGAAGATTTAATGTGGCAAGAATTGACGCCAGAGCAACGCGAAAACCTCATGACCGAAGGCCAAGTCGCGGTTCCCAATGACTATGATCCGAACGATCCCTACATCATTTCCAAGCTTTTGATCGAGGACGGCAAAAATCATTTGCTTTTGCGCGAACCGTTGAATATCCAAAAGCCCGTGCGCCTGATCCAGGGCATGAAGGACGCCGACGTGCCGTGGCAAACGGCGCTCAAGATCCAAGACGCCCTGGTTACGGACGATGTGGAAATCCAGTTCATCAAGACCGGCGATCATCGTTTGTCGACGGACACAGACTTAATGCGCTTGACACGCACACTGGGCGCACTACTTAGCGATATTGAAGGTTAA
- the phaR gene encoding polyhydroxyalkanoate synthesis repressor PhaR, protein MAEKKRNEDPIVIKKYANRRLYNTATSSYVTLDHLAQMVRDSVDFVVHDAKSGEDITRQVLTHIIVEEEAKGTNLLPLSFLRQLISLYGDSLQSMVPSYLEQTMKAFSGNQDQMREVMEQTFGANTAMKPFEDMARQNMAMFENAMKMFNPMAPGQGGVPGAETPAASAETPSTDESDDLRKQLEQMQQQLNELSKRG, encoded by the coding sequence ATGGCTGAGAAAAAACGAAACGAAGACCCGATTGTCATTAAAAAGTACGCCAACCGGCGTTTGTACAACACCGCAACCAGCAGTTACGTAACTCTGGATCACTTGGCGCAAATGGTGCGCGACAGTGTTGATTTTGTGGTTCACGATGCGAAGTCTGGTGAGGACATCACGCGCCAAGTTCTGACGCACATTATTGTGGAAGAAGAAGCCAAGGGCACGAACTTGCTGCCGCTGAGCTTCTTGCGTCAATTGATCTCGCTGTACGGCGACAGCCTGCAGTCCATGGTGCCGAGCTATCTGGAACAGACCATGAAGGCTTTTTCCGGCAACCAAGATCAAATGCGCGAAGTCATGGAACAAACCTTCGGCGCTAACACCGCCATGAAACCGTTCGAAGACATGGCCCGTCAAAACATGGCCATGTTCGAAAACGCCATGAAGATGTTCAACCCGATGGCGCCTGGGCAAGGTGGCGTACCGGGCGCGGAAACACCCGCAGCATCTGCGGAAACGCCGTCCACGGACGAAAGCGACGATCTGCGCAAGCAGTTGGAGCAAATGCAGCAGCAGTTGAATGAGCTGAGCAAGCGGGGCTAA
- a CDS encoding TetR/AcrR family transcriptional regulator, which yields MTDRISSPSSDASARPRKRMEREEREAHIVEEAIQFFAENGFEGKTRDLADRIGITQPLLYRYFPSKESLIERVYEEVYVSRWDTNWETMVVDRDRPLQDRLTQFYKEYAKAVYDYVWVRIFVFSGLRGIDINNRYLGHLRSRYLEPVCLELRHAYGLPDASEVPISDEEVEHVWSLHGMFFYRGIRHFVYGLPITEDVDGAIDNEVRTFLNGAHDTVRDIVARQNDSSA from the coding sequence ATGACAGACAGGATCTCCTCCCCATCGTCCGACGCAAGTGCCCGCCCACGCAAACGCATGGAGCGCGAAGAACGCGAAGCGCACATTGTTGAAGAGGCCATTCAGTTTTTTGCGGAAAATGGCTTCGAAGGGAAAACCCGCGACTTGGCGGACAGGATCGGCATCACCCAGCCGTTGCTGTATCGCTACTTCCCCAGCAAGGAAAGCTTGATCGAGCGGGTTTATGAAGAGGTCTATGTCAGCCGCTGGGATACCAACTGGGAAACCATGGTGGTGGATCGCGACCGTCCCCTTCAAGACCGCTTGACCCAATTTTACAAAGAATACGCCAAGGCCGTTTACGATTACGTCTGGGTGCGGATTTTTGTCTTTTCGGGTCTGCGGGGCATCGACATCAACAATCGCTATTTGGGTCACCTGCGCAGCCGCTATTTAGAGCCCGTATGTCTGGAACTTCGCCACGCATACGGCCTGCCCGATGCGTCAGAAGTTCCGATTTCGGATGAAGAGGTCGAGCACGTCTGGAGCCTGCACGGCATGTTCTTTTATCGCGGCATTCGTCACTTTGTGTACGGCTTGCCCATCACCGAAGATGTGGACGGTGCGATCGATAACGAAGTGCGCACATTCTTAAACGGTGCACACGACACCGTGCGCGACATCGTCGCTCGTCAGAACGATTCCAGCGCTTAA
- a CDS encoding (2Fe-2S) ferredoxin domain-containing protein: protein MSNPQTTLKPKVSVFVCTNLRMSGNSCAGSQSKALLKAMQDRADARTLDDHPLISVKESVCMGYCGEGPNVKIIGGDFYHEVELDQIDAILDDAEKLASAKS, encoded by the coding sequence ATGAGCAATCCACAAACGACCCTTAAGCCCAAAGTCTCCGTGTTCGTCTGCACCAACCTGCGCATGAGCGGGAATTCGTGTGCCGGCAGCCAGTCGAAAGCCCTGCTCAAAGCCATGCAGGACCGCGCCGATGCGCGGACTCTTGACGACCATCCCTTGATCAGCGTCAAAGAAAGCGTGTGCATGGGCTATTGCGGCGAAGGTCCCAACGTCAAAATCATCGGTGGGGATTTTTATCACGAGGTTGAGCTCGACCAGATCGACGCCATTCTCGACGACGCCGAAAAGCTGGCGTCTGCCAAATCCTAA
- a CDS encoding response regulator, with translation MDERGLKYCSVLVADENPSSRALLVSTLQDIGVGTVNSVANGAAAIEQLRHSNHTVLNSNTPPVDLLITEWDMEPVGGMMLLNWVRSHAESPDRFLRTIIMSGDLDSEKVERARGAGANAVFAKPFSINSLRKHVLNVMGANPAFFKSKAYFGPDRRRNTTEVVLEENRRIKKPYIEILGKGADPDVGCFDLPHYLAEIALGRMRDQIEVQEKFQAHHLLAPHTQTYAEWVLGDVEVLRLAYRLSDQNEDMRARNISLMTNLVNRLQLEGTLMGYPLISAFARTLARAIKVDIRMWNQTREIFDAAINGLDIVVRQDIQGDGGALGQELSLQLRKLDKKLMAPLPINPHRKGVAQFG, from the coding sequence ATGGACGAAAGAGGGCTCAAATACTGCTCGGTTCTGGTCGCGGACGAAAACCCTTCGTCACGCGCGCTTTTGGTGAGCACACTCCAAGACATCGGAGTGGGCACGGTCAACTCCGTCGCGAACGGGGCGGCCGCGATCGAACAGTTGCGCCATTCCAACCACACCGTGCTCAATTCCAACACCCCCCCGGTTGATTTGCTCATCACCGAATGGGACATGGAACCCGTCGGCGGGATGATGTTGCTCAACTGGGTGCGCAGCCACGCCGAATCCCCCGATCGCTTTTTGCGCACCATTATCATGAGCGGGGATTTGGACTCTGAAAAGGTCGAGCGCGCCCGGGGCGCCGGGGCCAACGCCGTTTTTGCCAAGCCGTTTTCCATCAATTCCTTGCGCAAGCACGTGCTCAACGTGATGGGCGCCAACCCGGCCTTTTTCAAATCCAAAGCCTATTTTGGTCCCGACCGCAGGCGCAACACCACCGAAGTCGTGTTGGAAGAAAATCGCCGCATCAAAAAACCCTATATCGAAATCTTGGGCAAAGGTGCCGACCCGGATGTCGGGTGCTTCGACCTGCCGCACTATTTGGCTGAAATCGCCCTGGGCCGCATGCGCGACCAAATCGAAGTCCAAGAAAAGTTCCAGGCCCACCACCTGCTGGCTCCACACACACAAACCTATGCCGAATGGGTGCTGGGCGACGTCGAGGTTTTGCGCCTCGCCTACCGTTTATCCGATCAAAACGAAGACATGCGCGCGCGCAACATTTCCCTGATGACGAACTTGGTGAACCGCTTGCAGTTGGAAGGCACGTTGATGGGCTATCCGCTGATTTCAGCCTTTGCCCGCACGTTGGCGCGTGCCATCAAGGTCGACATCCGCATGTGGAACCAAACCCGCGAAATCTTCGACGCGGCGATCAATGGGCTCGACATCGTGGTGCGTCAAGACATCCAAGGCGACGGCGGTGCGCTGGGACAAGAGCTAAGCCTGCAATTGCGCAAACTCGACAAAAAGCTCATGGCCCCGCTGCCGATCAACCCCCACCGCAAAGGTGTGGCGCAGTTTGGGTGA
- a CDS encoding GIY-YIG nuclease family protein has protein sequence MKQPCVYILTNKRYGTLYIGVTSDLARRIWEHKNNVIDGFTKKHGLHLLVYAEPHDTMEAAIVREKQLKLWKREWKINLIQSTNQNWRDLYAELCA, from the coding sequence GTGAAGCAACCCTGTGTCTACATCCTCACGAACAAGCGGTATGGCACCCTCTATATCGGGGTGACTAGTGATCTCGCTCGTCGGATTTGGGAGCACAAGAACAATGTCATTGATGGCTTTACGAAAAAGCACGGGCTACATCTTCTCGTTTACGCCGAGCCTCACGACACCATGGAAGCTGCCATTGTCCGCGAAAAACAGCTCAAGCTGTGGAAGCGCGAATGGAAAATCAATCTAATTCAATCCACTAACCAAAACTGGCGCGACCTCTACGCCGAACTCTGCGCTTAG